GCATTTGATCTGCTTCTGTAGGGCTGTGAAACTGTGACATGAGTTTTGAGATTGTGTCGTAAATTTGTCATATATTAATATATCTGTAATACAAACAGCATCTGTCAAGATAGTAGAAAGGGGTGGGCGTTGTCTTTTGGAGGGAAGTTTAATGATTGGTTTAAACTTTCTATAGACTCTAACCAATCGGCGAGTGGCAGACATGCGTAAATACTAAGAACAGGAGCTTTGAATAACATTTTCTGTTTCCTTCTCTGTAGAAAGCAGCTGATTGTTTGTACAAAATGAGTGGCAGAGGCAAAACCGGTGGTAAAACCAGAGCGAAGGCTAAGACTCGTTCATCAAGAGCCGGGCTTCAGTTTCCCGTCGGCCGTGTTCACAGACTTCTTCGCAAGGGTAACTATGCAGTGCGCGTCGGTGCCGGAGCTCCAGTTTATCTCGCCGCTGTGCTCGAGTATCTTACTGCTGAAATCCTGGAGTTGGCGGGAAACGCCGCTCGTGACAACAAGAAGACTCGCATCATTCCCCGCCATTTACAGCTGGCAGTGCGTAACGACGAGGAGTTGAACAAACTCTTGGGTCGCGTGACCATCGCTCAGGGCGGTGTGTTGCCCAACATTCAGGCTGTGTTGCTGCCAAAGAAGACAGAGAAGCCCGCTAAGGCAAAGTAAACTATCCAGTTCTCCAAAACTAACAAaaaggctcttttaagagccacccaCTTGAGCTGTAAAAGAGTGAATGATCTTTCTAAAAGTTGTTATAATTTAAAccaatattttattcttatatCCAAGGCAAAATCGGAACTTCTAaggattgttttatttttgtcattGACCCCACTTGATTTTTTTGTGCAAATGCATCAATCATGCTGGCCATAGAATATAGAAAGAGACAATCACAAAGTTAATTGAATTATTCCTGATTCCTTCCAGACATAATAGTTGAACAACTATGTCAACCAGTGCACAACATACAAATAATTAAAGATAACGTATGCCTATATCAATATATGATCAATAtcaaaaagcatttttatttcACTTGGTGTTTCCTTTAATCTCTACAGAACAGTAAggtatttatttaatgtttggCTATTATAATTCATCTTATTGACACATAAAAATACAGCTTGAAGCACTAGTTCAATGTAAAGTTAAACAAGACAAAGGATGTCGAGCGGGAAACACAAACGGCTGCTCGTTTGAAAACAAGAAATGCGCACAGTCATTGGCCAACTGTATACTTTGACGTCACGCATTAACCAATCATATGTCTTTACACTGTCGCCACCCTCTGAGCTCATGACCGACTTGTCTTTAAAAACAGCCTGCAGAGAAACGTTGAGTATTTCTGCGTCGAAAGGCAAAGAGTTTCTTTGTGATCATGGCAAGAACAAAGCAGACCGCTCGTAAATCCACCGGAGGCAAAGCGCCCAGGAAGCAGCTCGCTACTAAAGCTGCCCGTAAGAGCGCCCCAGCTACCGGCGGTGTGAAGAAGCCTCATCGTTATAGGCCCGGTACCGTAGCGCTGAGAGAAATCCGCCGCTATCAGAAGTCTACTGAGTTGCTGATCCGTAAGCTGCCTTTCCAGCGTCTGGTGAGAGAAATCGCCCAGGACTTCAAGACTGATCTGCGCTTCCAGAGCTCCGCCGTCATGGCCCTGCAGGAGTCCAGCGAAGCTTATTTGGTCGGTCTGTTTGAGGACACCAACCTGTGCGCCATCCACGCCAAGAGGGTCACCATCATGCCCAAAGACATCCAACTGGCTCGCCGTATTCGGGGAGAGCGCGCTTAAACTCAATACTCTACCATCAACCACaaaggctcttttaagagccaccaCAACTCCACTGAACGAGAAATTTCTCCGTTTATTTAATCACATACACGTTACTGTTTTTCTTTAGGTATATGTTCTTTAATAAATTTGTAATTTATCAAAGTGAAGGGGCAGAGAACAATttcaaataatatatatatttgtttcaAAATTTTACTCCATTTGTGAATGTGGCAGTGGACATTGAATTTTGAATTTAAGTTTGACTTCCCAGATTTTTCCCCAAGAGATACGTCCCCAGAAAGGTAATAATATTAGTAAATAATATCAGTTCTGAGATTATCAGTCAATAAGACACTTATAAACTAAGCACTTTAATTgcctaaaaatgtttatttaacgttttaaaaataaaattatagaaaatgttattttaatgaGCATTATAAGCACCacgtttattaaaataattcacACCACTCATATCAATTAAGAATAATTCAGCAAGCACATATTTATGTAATtgatatataatttattaaaataaacgtTTTAAAAGATGTTCATTCAGAACAGTTAATAATCGTTTAAAACTAAAATTCAAATGTAGGTAGGTCTTGGCTTTTACAGTGACACGTCACCAGGCGCCGCCTTCATTGCTGCGTGTTTCCACTAGGTCCTGTAGACAACTGTAAAGTCCTGTTTCATTTCCCCATTTCTCTCACTGTTTTACAGACTGAAATCATGTCAGGAAGAGGCAAAGGCGGTAAAGGACTCGGCAAAGGAGGCGCTAAGCGTCATCGCAAGGTTTTGCGTGATAACATCCAGGGAATCACCAAACCCGCCATCCGTCGTCTCGCTCGTCGTGGTGGTGTCAAGCGTATCTCTGGTCTGATCTACGAGGAGACTCGCGGTGTGCTGAAGGTGTTTTTGGAGAACGTTATTCGTGACGCCGTCACCTACACTGAGCACGCCAAGAGAAAGACCGTCACCGCCATGGATGTCGTCTATGCTCTGAAACGACAGGGTCGCACTCTGTACGGTTTCGGAGGTTAAGCTTCAGTTCTACGCAAACCCAAacggctcttttaagagccacccaCATTATCACATTAAGAGATGAAATCTACCCATAATTGCTGTTGTTTACGTATCGAACTTTAATTGAATTGGTCCGGTCACTGTGACCCGATCAGACTCCTTTGTCTAAGTTTCAATTTCTCTGTACAGTTATATCGATGAATATAATGTCTTTTATCAGATTTGTTTATTGTTAGTGTTGATCAAGTTCGCCCAGACATTTTCACTCGAGTCTCCAGACTTCATAAATTTATAATTTAATCTAACAGTCAACTATTGTTAGTACGTAATTTGGCCTTCTCATTGCGCTGAGCTTTCATTTTTTGTTTCTAAATGAGAACTTGTATAACGTGTATACTTGGTAATGTATattcatattgtttatttttagtcGTCTTCATGTATTCgcaaatacaatttttttaatttcactAAATGGGCAGTTAACATGAGGAATAACAACTGTCATCTTTTTAACGATAACATTGTTCTCAAAAGCGTTGCTTTCAAACTTAACAAGATATCTagcttgtatttgtttaataaacgttttcctgctaaataaataactaGATAGTGACTTAAATTTGCGCATTCTATTTCTAAAGGAACTATATTTCAGAGGAAAAGAGCGGGAAAGTACTTTCGCACTAAAATGCGTGGGTGTATAAAATTCAAACATTAGGCTATGGGTGGGGCTACCGTTTTAGCCACTTTGATTGGCTCTCTCACGTCTTAGCCACACCAATGAAATCCATTCATGGTGTTTGTCCAATGAAGACACCCAATCAGCACCGTGAGCCTGTAGTCTTTGAAAATTAGCATGAACAGAGAATAAATACTTTTTCACCAGAGCAAATCTTTACACACTCTGTTGTTTTGTCTTGAGCAATCATGCCAGAGCCAGCGAAGTCCGCACCTAAGAAGGGGTCCAAGAAGGCCGTTACTAAAACCGCTGTAAAAGGCGGTAAGAAGCGCAAGAGGTCTAGGAAGGAGAGCTATGCTATCTACGTCTACAAGGTCTTGAAGCAGGTTCATCCCGATACTGGTATTTCCTCCAAGGCCATGGGCATCATGAACTCTTTCGTCAATGATATTTTCGAGCGTATCGCCAGTGAGTCCTCTCGTCTCGCTCACTACAACAAGCGCTCCACCATCACATCGAGAGAGATCCAGACCGCCGTGCGTCTGCTGCTGCCCGGTGAACTCGCCAAACACGCCGTGTCTGAGGGAACAAAGGCCGTCACCAAGTACACCAGCTCCAAATAAAGCTTCCAGCTTTTCAACACCCaaaggctcttttaagagccacccaCTTTATCAGAAAATGAGCATCCAGTTTGGTTTAATTGATTTAAAGCAAGTTATTGCTTTATTATTCAGGAGTTTAATTGAACTGTTGTTTGCTTTGtgatctttttttaaattgtttgaaTATTTTCTCACCTACAACATAAATTGAGACTCTTGTAGCGTTTCCATTATGTGCTTTTAATAATGTAAaggattatttttattttttttgttatgaatGTTAAAAGGTTCACCTCCTTGTTAAAGGACTGACCAAAATAAGTTGAGAATGATATCCGATGATTGTGATTAatgctttattttatatttttagtgcattgttttattaaagtgtgattttttttttctaatggTGGTTTTCATGAGCGTTGTTAAATCTATAACATCAGCACTTATTTAAATCCTCTGCGGTCTAAGGGGGTTTTGGGGCCCTTGATGTTGTAACATTCCCCTTGGATTTGGTATTTTTCAGCTGCTTAAataatggctaaaatcagataATACAGTGTTCAATAACAATAATATTTGAGTAACATgcacatttttaagtaaatgatgTTTATGCATTGTTTGAATATGGCCAAAGACTACATACTAAACATTTGTTCACAAAGAAACGAATTTCctacattatatatataatcaCAATACACACTTTAATTCCTGTCCGATATCAATTCTGAATCGCAAAGGTGATATTATGCACAAGTCTTTCATGTACTACGGTTATTTTATCTTTAGAAAGTCCTTATAAATCTAAAATCACTGtcatttataacatgcatttgaaaagtGAACACttatcaaacataatcattaaatattctttattattatgaaaatacctgaaacaatttaaagaactgcaatataaatatgcttatacatttcctggagctgtgTGTGTAAATGGTTCTTCATTAAGAAGCATAGAGAGCAATATCGCACAATGTACCGTTACACCCGTACATTTGACACACTCAttcaatgaaacaaaaacttgaTTTTTTCAATTGATTTATCTGTCACCCTTTGTTGTGTAAAAGCAATATTAAAGGGAAGGTCAATGTTCATGAATTGATGTGATTAACACCTAAGGAGATAAACCCCCAACTGCCTCAATAAGGAATGTTGTGCTAGAATGAATTTGAGGAGACTTAAAGACAAAATGTTAATAACAAAGTAgttaataaaatgaaaacataaacaataagtatcaaatgtagatttttttacacatacattttctttaagTTTAATGGTCTCCTTGAGAAGTTTTGACTTTTTTCAGTtgattaaaaacataataatggcaaaagtctcataacagtGTTCAGCACAAaatgggctacaatattatttGAGCAACATATGTACATGTTTGTGGGTTACATGGGTGTGGCAATCTCAGCTCATTTCAGGAAATAAAGTAACAAGGACTGTACTCCtcctagacactttaacgttgtAAATGATGTAAATTATATGTGTATTTCCAAAATCAGTCCAAAATTATTTGCACAgtgtttgaaaaataaagaggGTGTGGTGCCCGCACTGCCGTCGGCCCCTGAATGTTAACATACAGTACAACTTTTTGTCAGtttggaaaacatttcaggcttttttagacatgtatatgatgttcacgagttcacacttacaaataattCTGAACAGGGTTATTAATAt
The DNA window shown above is from Paramisgurnus dabryanus chromosome 23, PD_genome_1.1, whole genome shotgun sequence and carries:
- the LOC135780950 gene encoding histone H4, which translates into the protein MSGRGKGGKGLGKGGAKRHRKVLRDNIQGITKPAIRRLARRGGVKRISGLIYEETRGVLKVFLENVIRDAVTYTEHAKRKTVTAMDVVYALKRQGRTLYGFGG
- the LOC141281490 gene encoding histone H2A-like, whose amino-acid sequence is MSGRGKTGGKTRAKAKTRSSRAGLQFPVGRVHRLLRKGNYAVRVGAGAPVYLAAVLEYLTAEILELAGNAARDNKKTRIIPRHLQLAVRNDEELNKLLGRVTIAQGGVLPNIQAVLLPKKTEKPAKAK
- the LOC135780940 gene encoding histone H3, which produces MARTKQTARKSTGGKAPRKQLATKAARKSAPATGGVKKPHRYRPGTVALREIRRYQKSTELLIRKLPFQRLVREIAQDFKTDLRFQSSAVMALQESSEAYLVGLFEDTNLCAIHAKRVTIMPKDIQLARRIRGERA
- the LOC135780934 gene encoding histone H2B-like → MPEPAKSAPKKGSKKAVTKTAVKGGKKRKRSRKESYAIYVYKVLKQVHPDTGISSKAMGIMNSFVNDIFERIASESSRLAHYNKRSTITSREIQTAVRLLLPGELAKHAVSEGTKAVTKYTSSK